The following proteins come from a genomic window of Coffea arabica cultivar ET-39 chromosome 11c, Coffea Arabica ET-39 HiFi, whole genome shotgun sequence:
- the LOC113716353 gene encoding 10 kDa chaperonin, mitochondrial-like has protein sequence MARRLIPTLNRVLIEKLVQPSKTTAGILLPEKSAKLNSGKVVAVGPGLKDKAGNTIPVAVKEGDTVLLPEYGGTQVKLGEKEYHLYRDEDILGILHD, from the exons ATGGCCAGGCGTTTAATCCCAACTCTCAACAGAGTTCTGATTGAGAAGCTTGTCCAACCCTCCAAAACCACTGCTGGTATTCTTCTCCCAGAAAAATCCGCCAAG CTTAACTCAGGAAAAGTGGTGGCAGTGGGGCCAGGGTTGAAGGATAAGGCAGGAAATACAATTCCAGTAGCTGTTAAAGAAGGTGATACAGTGCTTTTGCCTGAATATGGTGGCACTCAGGTCAAATTGGGTGAAAAAGA GTATCATTTGTATAGGGATGAGGATATCTTGGGGATACTTCATGATTGA
- the LOC113715337 gene encoding probable sulfate transporter 3.3, producing the protein MSSNFDSRQECLEIAMEVHQVVPPPHMSTFNKLKNRFKETFFPDDPLRQFKGKSTKTKWILGAQYIFPILQWGPNYDLKLLKSDIVSGLTIASLAIPQGISYAKLASLPPIVGLYSSFVPPLIYAVLGSSRDLAVGPVSIASLIMGSMLRQEVSPATDPLLFLQLAFSSTFFAGLFQASLGFLRLGFIIDFLSKATLIGFMAGAAIIVSLQQLKSLLGITNFTNQMGIVPVLSSVFHRTNEWSWQTILMGFSFLAFLLLTRHIGIKKPKLFWVSAGAPLVSVILATLVVFASKAQHHGISVIGKLQEGLNPPSWNMLHFHGSHLGLVMKTGLITGIVSLTEGIAVGRTFAALKNYQVDGNKEMIAIGVMNIVGSSTSCYVTTGAFSRSAVNHNAGCKTAASNIIMAVTLMVTLLFLMPLFQYTPNVILGAIIVTAVVGLIDTPAAYQTWKVDKFDFIVLLCAFLGVLFISVQGGLAIAVGISIFKVLLQITRPKTVMLGNIPGTDIYRNLHQYKDAVRIPGFLILSIEAPINFANTTYLKERITRWTEDYEAEVEKTKKQSGLRFLVIDLSAVSAIDTSGISFFKEMRMVLEKKGIELVLVNPLGEVMEKLQRAEDGHELAKPDSLFLTVGEAVASLSSAFKCQSSNYV; encoded by the exons ATGAGTAGTAACTTTGATTCTCGTCAAGAATGTTTGGAGATAGCTATGGAGGTACACCAAGTTGTTCCACCGCCTCACATGAGCACTTTCAATAAACTCAAGAATAGATTCAAAGAAACGTTCTTTCCTGATGACCCTTTACGCCAATTCAAGGGTAAATCCACCAAAACTAAATGGATTCTTGGAGCTCAGTATATTTTTCCCATACTTCAGTGGGGTCCTAATTATGATCTCAAGTTGCTCAAGTCTGATATTGTTTCTGGTCTCACCATTGCTAGTCTTGCCATTCCTCAG GGCATTAGCTATGCTAAGTTGGCAAGCTTGCCACCAATTGTTGGACTAT ATTCAAGTTTTGTTCCACCACTCATATATGCTGTTCTTGGAAGCTCAAGAGATCTTGCAGTTGGTCCAGTTTCAATTGCTTCTCTCATTATGGGATCAATGCTGAGACAAGAAGTTTCTCCAGCCACAGACCCTCTCTTGTTTCTTCAGCTTGccttttcttcaactttctttgCTGGTCTTTTCCAAGCCTCTTTAGGCTTCCTAAG ACTCGGTTTCATCATTGACTTTCTATCAAAAGCAACACTGATTGGGTTCATGGCTGGAGCTGCAATCATAGTTTCTCTTCAACAACTTAAAAGCCTTCttggcataacaaatttcacCAACCAAATGGGCATAGTTCCTGTCTTGAGTTCTGTTTTCCACAGGACAAATGAG TGGTCATGGCAAACAATACTAATGGGCTTCAGTTTCCTGGCGTTCCTTCTTCTCACACGACATATT GGTATTAAAAAACCAAAGCTATTTTGGGTGTCAGCTGGAGCTCCTCTTGTCTCAGTAATTCTTGCAACTCTAGTGGTTTTTGCATCAAAAGCTCAACACCATGGCATCAGTGTA ATTGGGAAGTTACAAGAAGGATTAAATCCTCCTTCATGGAATATGTTGCATTTTCATGGAAGCCACTTGGGACTAGTAATGAAAACTGGACTCATCACCGGAATCGTTTCGCTTACT GAAGGAATTGCTGTTGGAAGGACTTTTGCAGCTCTAAAGAACTATCAGGTGGATGGGAACAAGGAGATGATTGCCATTGGAGTCATGAATATAGTTGGCTCATCCACTTCATGCTACGTTACAACTG GTGCTTTCTCTAGGTCAGCTGTGAATCATAATGCTGGATGCAAAACTGCAGCCTCAAACATTATAATGGCTGTAACTCTTATGGTCACACTCCTCTTCCTCATGCCACTCTTCCAATACACCCCAAATGTTATATTAGGAGCCATCATTGTCACAGCTGTTGTCGGCCTTATTGATACCCCTGCTGCTTATCAAACTTGGAAGGTTGACAAATTCGATTTCATCGTACTGCTTTGTGCCTTCTTGGGAGTTCTTTTCATCTCTGTGCAGGGCGGGCTTGCCATTGCA GTGGGAATATCCATTTTCAAGGTCCTCCTCCAAATTACCAGGCCAAAGACTGTGATGCTGGGAAATATACCAGGCACAGATATTTACCGCAATCTTCATCAATACAAAGATGCTGTCAGAATTCCTGGCTTTCTCATTCTAAGCATTGAAGCACCAATTAACTTCGCCAATACAACTTATCTCAAGGAACG GATTACAAGATGGACAGAAGACTATGAAGCAGAAGTAGAGAAAACCAAGAAGCAATCTGGACTGAGATTTTTAGTCATTGATTTATCTG CCGTTAGTGCCATTGATACAAGTGGGATCTCATTCTTCAAGGAAATGAGAATGGTACTAGAAAAGAAAGGCATAGAG CTGGTATTGGTTAATCCTCTTGGAGAAgtaatggagaaattgcaacGAGCAGAAGATGGACATGAACTTGCAAAACCAGACAGCCTTTTCTTGACAGTCGGAGAAGCTGTAGCTTCGCTTTCATCAGCATTTAAGTGCCAATCATCAAATTATGTATGA